One Leifsonia shinshuensis DNA window includes the following coding sequences:
- a CDS encoding phosphoribosyl-ATP diphosphatase, which yields MKTFDDLFAELSEKAETRPEGSGTVRELDAGVHAIGKKIVEEAAEVWMAAEYESDEATAEEISQLLYHLQVLLLAKGLTPADVYRHL from the coding sequence GTGAAAACCTTCGACGACCTCTTCGCCGAGCTCAGCGAGAAGGCCGAGACCCGCCCGGAGGGCTCCGGGACGGTTCGCGAGCTGGACGCGGGCGTGCACGCCATCGGAAAGAAGATCGTGGAGGAGGCCGCCGAGGTCTGGATGGCCGCCGAGTACGAGTCCGACGAGGCGACGGCCGAGGAGATCTCGCAGCTCCTCTACCACCTCCAGGTGCTCCTGCTCGCCAAGGGCCTCACGCCGGCCGACGTGTACCGACATCTGTGA
- the hisF gene encoding imidazole glycerol phosphate synthase subunit HisF has protein sequence MSVAVRVIPCLDVAAGRVVKGVNFQNLRDQGDPVELARQYFEQGADELTFLDVTATVDDRATTYDVVRATAEQVFIPLTVGGGVRSTEDVAKLLGSGADKVGVNSAAIARPELVAEIAQRFGAQVLVLSLDVKRSAATTSGFVVTTHGGRTETGIDALDWAKRAIGLGAGELLVNSIDADGTKEGFDLELIREMRAISSVPVIASGGAGAVGDFVPAIEAGADAVLAASVFHSGELTIGDVKDELLRAGLEVRS, from the coding sequence ATGAGCGTCGCGGTCCGGGTCATCCCCTGTCTCGACGTGGCCGCCGGACGCGTCGTCAAGGGCGTCAACTTCCAGAACCTGCGCGACCAGGGCGACCCCGTCGAGCTCGCCCGGCAATACTTCGAGCAGGGCGCGGACGAGCTGACCTTCCTCGACGTCACGGCCACGGTGGACGACCGGGCGACCACCTACGACGTCGTCCGGGCGACGGCCGAGCAGGTCTTCATCCCGCTCACGGTCGGCGGCGGCGTCCGCAGCACCGAAGATGTCGCGAAGCTGCTGGGCAGCGGCGCCGACAAGGTCGGCGTCAACTCGGCCGCGATCGCGCGTCCGGAGCTGGTGGCCGAGATCGCCCAGCGTTTCGGCGCCCAGGTGCTCGTGCTCTCGCTCGACGTCAAGCGCTCCGCGGCGACGACCTCCGGCTTCGTGGTGACGACGCACGGCGGCCGCACCGAGACCGGGATCGACGCCCTCGACTGGGCGAAGCGCGCCATCGGCCTCGGCGCAGGTGAGCTACTGGTCAACTCGATCGACGCCGACGGCACCAAGGAGGGCTTCGACCTGGAGCTCATCCGCGAGATGCGGGCGATCAGCAGTGTGCCGGTCATCGCCTCCGGCGGCGCGGGCGCGGTCGGCGACTTCGTCCCCGCCATCGAGGCCGGGGCCGACGCCGTGCTCGCCGCGAGCGTGTTCCACTCGGGCGAGCTGACCATCGGCGACGTGAAGGACGAACTGCTGCGGGCAGGCTTGGAGGTGCGCTCATGA
- the hisI gene encoding phosphoribosyl-AMP cyclohydrolase, protein MTGMDEVIGRIRFTDAGLVPAVIQQWDSREVLMMGWMDAEAVRRTLTEGRVTFWSRSRQEYWRKGDTSGHVQYVKDAALDCDGDTLLVTVDQVGAACHTGTRTCFEADVLSPVVGGAETDELVQEMGSDL, encoded by the coding sequence ATGACCGGGATGGACGAGGTGATCGGCCGGATCCGCTTCACCGACGCGGGGCTGGTGCCCGCCGTCATCCAGCAGTGGGACTCCCGCGAGGTGCTGATGATGGGCTGGATGGACGCCGAAGCCGTGCGTCGCACGCTCACCGAGGGCCGCGTGACGTTCTGGTCGCGCTCCCGGCAGGAGTACTGGCGCAAGGGCGACACGTCCGGCCACGTGCAGTATGTGAAGGACGCCGCGCTCGACTGCGACGGCGACACCCTGCTCGTCACCGTGGACCAGGTCGGGGCCGCCTGCCACACCGGCACGCGCACGTGCTTCGAGGCCGATGTGCTCTCTCCCGTCGTCGGCGGGGCGGAGACCGACGAACTCGTCCAGGAGATGGGGTCCGACCTGTGA
- a CDS encoding anthranilate synthase component I, producing the protein MTAAANGTTGATGTTSRSEFAALAAEHRVVPVVRELFADGETPVGIYRKLAAGRPGTFLLESAEQGGIWSRFSFVGAASFGALTQDGDDVRWLDYGLSAERALGADVPAGPLDALAALHERWSTPRIPGLPPLTGGLVGFIGWEAVRQLERLPQRPPADVDVPGQAMAFVADLVVIDHRSGTVKLIANALADGEQDADALWNDAQQRLDRMQEQLAQPSEAWLAEVDLGTPAHPASRTREEDFLASVETAKERIVAGDIFQVVISQRFELECTASALDVYRVLRALNPSPYMYLLSLERPDGEPYQIVGSSPEALVKVQEGRAFTHPIAGSRPRGATPEEDLDLEASLLADDKERAEHLMLVDLARNDLLKVCEAGSVEVTEFMRVERFSHIMHIVSSVEGDLLPDSGAIDVFRATFPAGTLSGAPKPMALRIIDELEPAQRGVYGGVIGYFDFAGDADLAIAIRTATILGGVARVQAGGGLVADSVPRLEFQESQNKAAAPLRAVAVANGMRRVHGAD; encoded by the coding sequence GTGACCGCGGCCGCGAACGGGACGACCGGCGCCACCGGCACGACGAGCCGCAGCGAGTTCGCCGCACTGGCCGCCGAGCACCGCGTGGTGCCGGTGGTCCGCGAGCTCTTCGCCGACGGCGAGACCCCGGTCGGCATCTACCGCAAGCTCGCGGCCGGCCGCCCGGGCACCTTCCTGCTGGAGTCCGCCGAGCAGGGCGGCATCTGGTCGCGCTTCTCCTTCGTGGGCGCCGCGTCGTTCGGCGCGCTGACTCAGGACGGCGACGACGTGCGCTGGCTCGACTACGGCCTCTCCGCTGAGCGCGCCCTCGGCGCCGACGTGCCGGCCGGGCCGCTCGACGCCCTCGCCGCGCTGCACGAGCGCTGGAGCACGCCGCGCATCCCCGGGCTCCCTCCGCTGACCGGCGGTCTGGTCGGCTTCATCGGCTGGGAGGCCGTGCGCCAGCTGGAGCGCCTGCCGCAGCGCCCGCCAGCGGACGTCGACGTGCCGGGCCAGGCGATGGCGTTCGTCGCCGACCTCGTGGTGATCGACCACCGCTCCGGCACTGTCAAGCTCATCGCCAACGCCCTCGCAGACGGCGAGCAGGACGCCGACGCCCTCTGGAACGACGCGCAGCAGCGCCTCGACCGCATGCAGGAGCAACTCGCGCAGCCGTCCGAGGCGTGGCTGGCGGAGGTCGACCTCGGCACGCCCGCGCACCCGGCGTCCCGCACCCGCGAGGAGGACTTCCTCGCCTCGGTCGAGACCGCCAAGGAGCGCATCGTCGCCGGCGACATCTTCCAGGTCGTCATCTCGCAGCGCTTCGAGCTGGAGTGCACGGCTTCCGCGCTCGACGTCTACCGCGTCCTGCGCGCGCTCAACCCGAGCCCGTACATGTACCTGCTGTCGCTGGAGCGGCCGGACGGCGAGCCGTACCAGATCGTCGGCTCCTCGCCGGAGGCGCTGGTCAAGGTGCAGGAGGGCCGCGCCTTCACGCACCCGATCGCCGGCTCCCGGCCGCGCGGCGCGACGCCGGAGGAGGACCTCGATCTGGAGGCCTCCCTGCTCGCCGACGACAAGGAGCGGGCAGAGCACCTGATGCTCGTCGACCTGGCCCGCAACGACCTCCTGAAGGTCTGCGAGGCCGGCAGCGTCGAGGTGACCGAGTTCATGCGCGTTGAGCGGTTCAGCCACATCATGCACATCGTCTCGTCGGTCGAGGGCGACCTGCTGCCGGACTCGGGCGCGATCGACGTGTTCCGGGCGACCTTCCCGGCCGGCACGCTGTCCGGCGCGCCCAAGCCGATGGCGCTGCGGATCATCGACGAGCTGGAGCCCGCGCAGCGCGGCGTGTACGGGGGAGTGATCGGCTACTTCGACTTCGCCGGCGACGCCGACCTCGCCATCGCGATCCGCACGGCGACCATCCTGGGCGGCGTCGCGCGCGTGCAGGCCGGCGGCGGCCTGGTGGCCGACTCCGTGCCGCGCCTGGAGTTCCAGGAGTCGCAGAACAAGGCGGCGGCGCCGCTGCGCGCTGTCGCGGTGGCCAACGGGATGAGACGGGTGCACGGTGCGGACTGA
- the hisG gene encoding ATP phosphoribosyltransferase, translated as MLKIAVPNKGSLSETAAQMLHEAGYNGRRDPKELIVSDPRNGVEFFYLRPRDIATYVGSGALDVGITGRDLLIDSESPAAEIAALDFAASTFRFAGPAGAYSDLSDLEGKRVATSYPGLVGGFLAENGVDASLIKLDGAVESAVRLGVADAVADVVETGSTLRKQGLEIFGPVILESEAVLVSSPSPAAGVDTLLRRLQGVMVARQYVLVDYNLPVALLEQAVALTPGVESPTVSPLGEPDWVAVRVMIKRDSTNHVMDDLYELGARAILVTSIHAARI; from the coding sequence ATGCTGAAGATCGCCGTCCCCAACAAGGGCTCCCTCTCCGAGACCGCGGCGCAGATGCTCCACGAAGCCGGCTACAACGGCCGCCGCGACCCGAAGGAGCTCATCGTCTCGGACCCGCGCAACGGGGTGGAGTTCTTCTACCTCCGTCCGCGCGACATCGCCACCTACGTCGGCTCGGGCGCCCTCGATGTCGGCATCACCGGCCGCGACCTCCTGATCGACTCGGAGTCGCCCGCCGCCGAGATCGCGGCGCTCGACTTCGCCGCCTCCACCTTCCGGTTCGCCGGCCCGGCCGGCGCCTACAGCGACCTCTCCGACCTGGAGGGCAAGCGCGTCGCCACGAGCTACCCGGGCCTGGTCGGCGGCTTCCTCGCCGAGAACGGGGTGGACGCCTCGCTCATCAAGCTGGACGGCGCCGTGGAGTCCGCGGTGCGGCTCGGCGTCGCGGACGCGGTCGCCGACGTGGTCGAGACCGGCTCGACGCTCCGCAAGCAGGGTCTGGAGATCTTCGGCCCCGTCATCCTGGAGTCCGAGGCCGTGCTGGTGTCCTCGCCGTCGCCCGCGGCCGGGGTCGACACCCTGCTCCGCCGGCTGCAGGGCGTCATGGTCGCCCGCCAGTACGTGCTGGTCGACTACAACCTCCCGGTCGCACTGCTGGAGCAGGCCGTCGCCCTCACGCCGGGCGTGGAGTCGCCCACGGTGTCGCCGCTCGGCGAGCCCGACTGGGTCGCGGTGCGCGTGATGATCAAGCGCGACAGCACCAACCACGTCATGGACGACCTCTACGAGCTCGGGGCGCGGGCCATCCTGGTCACCTCGATCCACGCGGCGCGGATCTGA